From Ruminococcus sp. HUN007, a single genomic window includes:
- a CDS encoding dockerin type I domain-containing protein: MKGKSALFLAAVLMGMTAVSGKEPPGFSAVQTVSASSGVNVAVHTPEEIAEYYRTHQFSLSQKDEYALEPSLVSPYSAGKLSDGSVQNGLNALNFVRYTAGLDEVKIKEDYCALTQAASLVNALNGGISHTPARPSGLPDSLYDAGCQGAGSSNLADGYRNVADSIITGYMSDNYPSLIPRMGHRRWCLNPSMQYTGFGKAGRYGAMYAFDNSFGKTDATGVCWPAQNMPVNFCHDDYIWTYSRGQVVNGSSVKVTLTRKNDMKTWSLYSGSSDGEFYVNNDGYGRKGCIIFQPKKVSYKAGDVFEVNITGADTEINYTVTFFDLNNVQSAPPEEAVRCDIDGNGSVSTSDLVMIKKYIIGHDRSVSASAADLNGDGTVDVRDFLTIRAILMK; the protein is encoded by the coding sequence ATGAAAGGAAAAAGTGCCTTGTTTTTAGCTGCAGTCCTGATGGGGATGACTGCAGTCTCAGGTAAAGAACCGCCGGGTTTTTCGGCGGTTCAGACAGTTTCAGCATCATCAGGTGTAAACGTCGCAGTACACACTCCTGAAGAAATTGCTGAATACTACAGAACTCATCAGTTTTCACTCAGCCAAAAGGATGAGTACGCCCTGGAACCATCACTTGTTTCACCGTATTCTGCCGGTAAACTCAGTGACGGATCGGTTCAGAACGGATTGAATGCCCTTAATTTTGTAAGGTATACTGCCGGGCTTGATGAGGTTAAAATCAAAGAGGATTACTGTGCTCTTACACAGGCAGCCTCTCTTGTAAATGCTCTGAACGGCGGTATTTCACATACTCCTGCCCGTCCGTCAGGACTGCCTGATTCTCTGTATGATGCCGGATGTCAGGGTGCAGGTTCATCCAATCTGGCAGACGGATACCGAAACGTTGCAGACAGCATTATAACCGGGTACATGAGCGATAATTATCCTTCGCTTATACCGAGAATGGGTCACCGCAGATGGTGCCTTAATCCGTCGATGCAGTATACCGGATTCGGAAAAGCCGGAAGATACGGTGCGATGTATGCTTTTGACAATTCCTTTGGCAAAACAGATGCTACAGGTGTTTGCTGGCCTGCTCAGAATATGCCGGTCAATTTCTGTCACGATGATTATATCTGGACCTATTCAAGAGGTCAGGTGGTAAACGGAAGTTCTGTAAAGGTAACGCTTACAAGAAAGAACGACATGAAAACCTGGTCTTTGTATTCAGGTTCATCTGACGGTGAATTTTATGTTAATAACGATGGCTACGGCCGCAAGGGCTGCATCATATTCCAGCCGAAAAAAGTTTCCTATAAAGCAGGCGATGTTTTTGAGGTAAATATCACCGGCGCGGATACTGAAATAAATTATACTGTTACGTTTTTTGATCTTAACAACGTGCAGTCAGCGCCCCCTGAAGAAGCTGTCAGATGCGATATTGACGGTAACGGTTCTGTATCGACAAGTGATCTTGTTATGATCAAGAAATATATAATCGGTCACGACCGTTCAGTTTCAGCTTCGGCAGCGGACTTAAACGGTGACGGAACAGTTGATGTAAGAGATTTTCTGACGATCAGAGCAATTCTTATGAAATAG
- a CDS encoding MATE family efflux transporter — MKEDKRKLFGSGVFYGNALKIAVPIMLQQLIQNLVSLIDNFMVSGLGDISMSGVNVAGQVLFVFMVYLNAIAMAGGIFMTQYFGAKDKGGMKQAFIFKLIMGFAAFIPFFLVCIVFPRKVLSLMLIGNTEADLILDEAVKYMNIMFFTGIPMTFSVCTASSLRDMGKVKIPLAVTIAATVTNTLFNWLLIYGNLGFPKLGVRGAGTATVIARSLEFIIFVIIYIRRKPEFSVRISEFFHADFALFRKMLKKGSLVLFCEMVWVMSETVTTAVYNGKGGADVVSGMAASFSIANLFFVAFGGIYAATGVVLGKTLGAGELERARREKTWLLSGSALFGIFMTLFGFATTLMIPVVYGKLSESAVSIARSMVILMSLFMPVWVYMNTQTAVSRAGGDTKMGAVADSLITIFVMIPLVFIIGFCTDLGPVVLYLGVKLIDIIKVVVFHFWLKKERWLKNLTV, encoded by the coding sequence ATGAAAGAAGACAAAAGAAAATTATTCGGCTCTGGCGTGTTTTACGGCAACGCACTTAAGATCGCCGTACCAATAATGCTACAGCAGCTTATCCAGAACCTTGTATCACTTATCGACAATTTCATGGTCTCCGGTCTCGGAGACATATCCATGTCGGGAGTCAATGTCGCAGGACAGGTACTGTTTGTGTTCATGGTATATCTGAATGCCATTGCAATGGCAGGCGGTATATTCATGACACAGTACTTCGGTGCAAAGGACAAAGGCGGAATGAAACAGGCTTTCATCTTCAAGCTTATAATGGGATTTGCGGCTTTCATACCGTTCTTCCTTGTCTGCATTGTCTTTCCGCGAAAAGTACTGTCACTTATGCTCATCGGAAACACTGAAGCCGACCTGATACTTGATGAAGCAGTAAAATACATGAACATAATGTTCTTCACAGGAATTCCTATGACATTTTCAGTATGCACGGCCAGTTCACTGCGCGACATGGGAAAAGTGAAGATCCCGCTGGCAGTAACTATTGCAGCTACTGTCACAAACACTCTCTTCAACTGGCTTCTCATATACGGTAACCTCGGATTTCCGAAACTCGGAGTCCGTGGTGCAGGTACAGCGACAGTTATCGCACGTTCACTCGAATTTATCATTTTCGTTATAATCTACATCAGACGTAAACCTGAATTTTCAGTACGAATTTCAGAATTCTTTCACGCCGACTTTGCTCTGTTCCGGAAAATGCTCAAGAAAGGATCCCTTGTTCTTTTCTGTGAAATGGTCTGGGTAATGTCTGAAACAGTTACCACCGCAGTCTATAACGGAAAAGGCGGTGCCGATGTGGTTTCAGGAATGGCTGCAAGCTTTTCAATTGCCAATCTCTTCTTTGTTGCATTCGGAGGAATTTACGCTGCAACCGGTGTTGTACTCGGAAAAACTCTCGGAGCAGGAGAACTTGAACGCGCCCGCCGTGAGAAGACCTGGCTCCTGTCCGGCTCCGCTCTGTTCGGCATATTCATGACACTGTTCGGATTTGCCACAACTCTCATGATCCCTGTGGTATACGGTAAGCTGAGTGAAAGCGCAGTAAGCATTGCAAGAAGCATGGTCATACTGATGTCTCTGTTCATGCCGGTCTGGGTCTATATGAACACGCAGACAGCTGTTTCAAGAGCCGGCGGAGATACAAAAATGGGCGCTGTAGCCGATTCACTCATAACGATCTTTGTCATGATCCCGCTTGTTTTCATCATCGGATTCTGCACCGATTTGGGTCCTGTTGTGCTTTATCTTGGTGTAAAACTCATCGACATTATAAAAGTTGTCGTATTCCACTTCTGGCTTAAGAAAGAACGATGGCTCAAAAATCTTACAGTATAG
- a CDS encoding helix-turn-helix domain-containing protein, which produces MAQKSYSIAKRRNGLLNSFRYGVLLFRVVVFIISEITASLGFSSQSAFSAAFRKFTGKTPLQFRNRYSDEYPFRYLAEKE; this is translated from the coding sequence ATGGCTCAAAAATCTTACAGTATAGCAAAACGCCGTAACGGTCTGCTCAATAGCTTCCGTTACGGCGTTCTGCTGTTTAGAGTGGTGGTATTTATCATTTCTGAAATAACCGCCTCACTTGGATTTTCATCACAGAGTGCTTTTTCTGCTGCATTCAGGAAATTTACAGGCAAGACCCCGCTGCAATTCAGGAACCGCTACAGCGACGAATATCCGTTCCGTTATCTGGCAGAAAAAGAATGA
- a CDS encoding cellulase family glycosylhydrolase, producing the protein MKSIRRITAAVLALGMTTTLGSSFSPNKTAAPGNTVSVKAADDCHDDWIHAKGNRLYDMNDNEVWLTGCNWFGYNVGSQVFDGVWSANMHQCLNEIADHGFNLLRVPMSTEIILGWKEKKPDDIIKVNPYSNPELTVSGEAAEGAIKYSFDIWNMAVQWCKENGIKIMMDIHSAETASAGHQIPVWYTSKFSEDDWIEALEWFTDYYKDDDTIIAIDLKNEPHGKADEGEFAKWDDSDDKNNWKRAAERGAKACLDINPNLLIMVEGIEVYPKFEKGFDWSSPSVDYAHYDDPDAQPYYGTWWGGNFRGVKDHPIDLGKYQSQLVYSPHDYGPLVYAQKWFDKDFDSESLMKDCWHDNWFYIIEDNTAPLLMGEWGGFIDKENDPTGDNTKWMKCLRDLMIEHHINHTFWCFNENSGDTGGLVYDNFGKWDEDKYNLVKPALWQDENGKFISLDHQRPMGQGGNGISVAEYYGGTIPKQEPKVTDAPKVTDAPKTTDAPKTTDAPKTTDAPKTTDAPKTTDAPKTTDAPKTTDAPKTTDAPKTTDTPVTTTKTEPAATESPANSQTVVYGDVNGDGLVDVTDLSTMAVNLVDKKEFKADQIKTADVDGDGKVTLTDLATIRQYLSKKITKLGPGK; encoded by the coding sequence ATGAAATCGATAAGAAGAATTACTGCTGCGGTTCTTGCCCTGGGTATGACAACTACTCTGGGAAGCAGTTTTTCACCTAATAAGACAGCTGCACCGGGAAATACAGTTTCTGTAAAGGCTGCTGATGACTGTCATGACGACTGGATCCATGCCAAAGGCAACCGCCTTTACGACATGAACGACAACGAGGTATGGCTCACAGGATGCAACTGGTTCGGATACAACGTAGGAAGCCAGGTATTTGACGGCGTATGGTCCGCAAACATGCACCAGTGCCTTAACGAGATCGCTGACCACGGATTCAATCTTCTCCGTGTACCTATGTCAACAGAGATCATCCTCGGATGGAAGGAAAAGAAACCGGATGATATCATCAAAGTTAATCCTTACTCAAACCCGGAACTCACAGTCAGCGGTGAAGCTGCTGAAGGCGCAATAAAGTACAGCTTCGACATCTGGAACATGGCTGTTCAGTGGTGCAAGGAAAACGGAATCAAGATCATGATGGACATCCACAGCGCTGAAACTGCTTCAGCAGGACACCAGATTCCTGTATGGTACACAAGCAAGTTCTCTGAAGATGACTGGATAGAAGCACTCGAATGGTTTACTGACTACTATAAGGACGACGATACTATCATCGCTATAGATCTTAAGAACGAACCTCACGGAAAAGCAGATGAAGGCGAATTTGCAAAATGGGATGACTCTGATGACAAGAACAACTGGAAGAGAGCCGCTGAACGCGGTGCCAAGGCTTGTCTTGACATCAACCCTAACCTTCTTATCATGGTAGAGGGTATCGAAGTATATCCTAAGTTCGAAAAGGGATTTGACTGGTCAAGCCCTTCCGTTGACTACGCTCACTATGACGATCCTGACGCTCAGCCATACTACGGCACATGGTGGGGCGGTAACTTCCGTGGTGTAAAGGATCACCCTATCGACCTCGGAAAATACCAGAGCCAGCTCGTTTACTCACCTCACGACTACGGCCCGCTCGTTTATGCTCAGAAATGGTTCGACAAGGACTTTGACAGCGAATCACTCATGAAGGACTGCTGGCACGACAACTGGTTCTATATCATCGAAGACAACACAGCTCCTCTCCTCATGGGCGAATGGGGCGGTTTCATAGACAAGGAAAATGACCCTACGGGCGACAACACCAAGTGGATGAAGTGTCTCCGTGATCTCATGATCGAGCACCATATCAACCACACATTCTGGTGCTTCAATGAAAACTCAGGCGATACAGGCGGACTTGTATACGACAACTTCGGCAAATGGGACGAAGACAAATACAACCTTGTAAAGCCGGCTCTCTGGCAGGATGAAAACGGCAAGTTCATAAGTCTTGACCACCAGAGACCAATGGGTCAGGGCGGCAACGGTATTTCAGTTGCTGAGTATTACGGCGGTACAATCCCGAAGCAGGAACCAAAGGTAACAGATGCTCCGAAGGTAACCGATGCACCTAAGACTACAGACGCTCCGAAGACTACTGACGCACCTAAGACGACCGATGCTCCGAAGACTACTGATGCTCCAAAGACTACAGACGCTCCGAAAACTACAGACGCTCCGAAGACTACTGATGCTCCGAAGACTACAGATGCGCCTAAGACAACTGATACTCCTGTAACAACTACAAAGACTGAACCGGCTGCAACAGAATCTCCTGCAAACAGCCAGACCGTTGTATACGGTGACGTAAACGGAGACGGTCTTGTAGACGTAACAGACCTTTCTACAATGGCTGTAAATCTCGTTGACAAGAAGGAGTTCAAAGCAGACCAGATCAAAACTGCTGACGTTGACGGCGACGGCAAGGTAACACTTACAGACCTCGCAACTATCAGACAGTATCTTTCAAAGAAGATCACAAAGCTCGGACCAGGCAAATAA
- a CDS encoding AAA family ATPase — protein MKLRTVYIKNFGRLSDFKLKLKPGLNIICGNNESGKTTVMNFIKMMFYGTSGKSSDIGKNLRKKYSPWNGSPMAGYIEFEASGQEYRLEREFGNSNISDVVTLWNLTTGQAEPVSCKYEPGERFIGMNASAFERSVFIGDISSVIHGTDKDDEITKKLMNYSSSAEENVSYEKVRRRLQKAHEELRSKSRKTGAVDIMLSELSELTERLSAAEDEERLRMHDEELHASYCSQLESRRNHAETLEKRIKEQRIIRELHTLEIQNRKNAVKSVLKEKIDTLTGSITNGDFTVTDSFLDECSDLLARLDHLKENFREKKREFNQMSAELSDMRLDESIAEYETDLEFVTEELKNSVNENKELKNELARIGSACDEVNDLIRETQIKEEMYKEHLADLEPNYLVLIPAASMIIIAVSLFIKNPWFLLAIIPVVLMIFLGTKIAAAIEDLRNRRNGTEHTEPDYEAAYRSYDEKLKEYDEQKAELEERIVLSDSAVSETESKKNDIEQEANKLKLVKEQKDSELSKLGNELNKSGSDINELDLHLISVFSKYKTVSGTAEIPDLIDKAIETISEIETTKAVLNSKHDEDNVPYSPEEIAERSLLLREKLKQLTGDSSPELLPDSVTDALEEELEETEASINELNETISSLRSRISAKYHSDDEPAVLREKIDDLKVHISKRVKYDNELLTASEVMEEAGNEIRQTFAPELNSKNGKDILAPDRRKIPRSNRIKGSGSNPGGQQRQFDARLAVLKHRYSRTGLSVTETGTVRYDRRKQDTGLSR, from the coding sequence TTGAAACTAAGAACTGTTTATATAAAAAACTTCGGCAGGCTGAGTGATTTTAAACTTAAACTTAAGCCGGGTCTGAATATTATATGCGGAAACAATGAATCCGGCAAGACTACTGTTATGAATTTCATAAAAATGATGTTCTACGGTACCTCCGGAAAGTCATCTGACATAGGAAAAAACCTGAGGAAAAAATATTCCCCGTGGAACGGTTCGCCGATGGCCGGATATATCGAATTTGAAGCATCGGGACAGGAATACAGACTGGAACGTGAATTCGGAAACTCCAATATCAGTGACGTGGTAACGCTGTGGAATCTTACTACAGGACAGGCAGAACCTGTAAGCTGTAAATATGAGCCCGGTGAACGTTTTATCGGAATGAATGCGTCGGCATTTGAACGAAGTGTTTTCATCGGTGACATATCTTCTGTTATACACGGTACTGACAAGGATGACGAGATCACAAAAAAGCTCATGAATTATTCCTCATCTGCAGAAGAAAACGTATCATATGAAAAGGTACGCAGGCGTCTTCAGAAAGCACATGAGGAGCTTCGTTCAAAAAGCAGAAAAACCGGTGCTGTTGATATCATGCTTTCTGAACTTTCTGAACTTACAGAGCGACTTTCAGCTGCCGAAGATGAAGAAAGACTGCGTATGCATGATGAAGAACTGCACGCTTCATACTGCAGTCAGCTTGAAAGCAGAAGGAATCATGCTGAGACACTGGAAAAGCGTATAAAGGAACAGCGCATAATACGCGAGCTCCATACGCTTGAGATCCAGAACCGGAAGAACGCTGTAAAGTCTGTTCTGAAAGAAAAGATTGATACTCTTACCGGTTCGATAACTAACGGTGATTTCACTGTGACGGATTCTTTCCTTGATGAATGTTCTGACCTTCTTGCAAGACTTGATCATCTGAAGGAAAATTTCAGGGAAAAGAAACGTGAATTCAACCAGATGTCCGCCGAACTTTCAGATATGAGACTTGATGAAAGTATTGCAGAATACGAAACAGATCTGGAATTCGTGACCGAAGAACTGAAAAACAGCGTAAATGAAAACAAAGAACTTAAAAATGAGCTTGCCCGTATCGGCAGTGCCTGCGACGAAGTAAATGATCTCATAAGGGAAACTCAGATCAAAGAAGAAATGTACAAAGAACATCTTGCGGATCTGGAACCGAATTATCTTGTACTCATACCTGCTGCTTCCATGATCATAATCGCAGTTTCACTGTTCATAAAAAATCCGTGGTTCCTGCTTGCTATAATACCTGTCGTACTCATGATATTCCTTGGTACGAAGATTGCTGCCGCAATAGAAGATCTGCGTAACCGCAGGAACGGTACCGAACATACCGAACCGGACTACGAAGCAGCGTACAGAAGCTACGATGAAAAACTGAAGGAATACGATGAACAGAAGGCGGAACTTGAAGAAAGAATAGTCCTTTCTGATTCGGCTGTCTCAGAGACTGAATCGAAGAAGAATGATATCGAACAGGAAGCAAACAAACTTAAGCTTGTAAAGGAACAGAAAGATTCCGAACTTTCAAAACTCGGTAATGAGCTGAATAAATCAGGTTCTGACATAAACGAGCTTGACCTGCACCTGATAAGTGTGTTTTCAAAATACAAAACAGTTTCAGGAACAGCTGAAATTCCTGATCTTATTGACAAGGCTATTGAAACCATCTCGGAAATTGAAACAACAAAAGCTGTTTTAAACTCAAAGCATGATGAGGACAATGTTCCGTACTCACCTGAAGAAATCGCTGAGCGTTCACTTCTTCTGCGTGAAAAACTGAAGCAGCTTACAGGAGACAGCTCTCCTGAACTTCTCCCGGACAGCGTCACGGACGCCCTCGAAGAGGAACTTGAGGAAACAGAAGCTTCGATAAACGAACTGAATGAGACGATCTCTTCACTGCGTTCAAGGATCTCGGCTAAATATCATTCAGATGATGAGCCGGCGGTTCTGCGTGAAAAGATCGATGATTTAAAAGTACATATCTCGAAGCGCGTAAAATACGACAATGAACTCCTGACAGCCTCTGAAGTAATGGAAGAGGCGGGAAATGAAATAAGGCAGACCTTTGCACCAGAGCTCAACAGCAAAAACGGAAAAGATATTCTCGCACCTGACCGGCGGAAAATACCGAGGAGCAATCGTATCAAAGGATCTGGCAGTAACCCCGGTGGACAGCAGAGACAATTCGATGCGCGACTGGCAGTACTTAAGCACCGGTACAGCCGAACAGGCTTATCTGTCACTGAGACTGGCACTGTCCGATATGATCGCAGGAAACAAGATACCGGTCTTTCTCGATGA